Proteins from one Nyctibius grandis isolate bNycGra1 chromosome 2, bNycGra1.pri, whole genome shotgun sequence genomic window:
- the ZAR1L gene encoding protein ZAR1-like → MEGFIYPPFSTYQSFRGSLTPSRSGDPAVKQPSWKQNKSSSISPFLGGPLTPMPSGYLDSCRRAQLQALLSQVSPGLTPWLRWASTKEVGVQVSLRAEAAVQCSLGPRTLPVGRPLSPAALRTRGHLALYSPVPDRLLYTLPEAAGPQEKEVASETTPEEQKVEDGSREQREGQAEAALRSEGTAETPREEAAAPRRRAAFQFLEQKYGYFHCKDCKTRWESAYVWCISGSNKVYFKQLCRKCQKGFNPYRVEAIQCQTCSKTRCSCPQKKRHIDLKRPHRQELCGRCKGKRLSCDNTYSFKYIV, encoded by the exons ATGGAGGGCTTTATCTATCCCCCCTTTAGCACATACCAGAGCTTCAGGGGCAGCCTCACGCCGAGCCGCAGTGGGGACCCAGCGGTGAAGCAGCCCAGCTGGAAGCAGaacaagagcagcagcatcagcCCCTTCCTCGGGGGTCCCCTCACCCCCATGCCCTCCGGCTACCTGGACAGCTGCCGCCGGGCACAGCTGCAGGCCCTGCTATCACAGGTGAGCCCCGGGCTGACACCGTGGCTACGCTGGGCCAGTACCAAGGAGGTGGGCGTGCAGGTGAGCCTGCGGGCTGAGGCCGCTGTGCAGTGCTCGCTGGGGCCGCGCACGCTGCCTGTGGGCCGCCCCCTGAGCCCCGCTGCCCTCCGCACCCGCGGGCACCTTGCCCTTTACTCGCCCGTGCCGGACCGCCTCCTCTACACGCTGCCTGAGGCCGCTGGACCCCAGGAGAAGGAAGTGGCGTCTGAAACGACCCCCGAGGAGCAGAAGGTGGAGGACGGTAGCAGAGAGCAGCGGGAGGGCCAGGCAGAGGCTGCTCTGCGAAGTGAGGGGACAGCAGAGACACCACGGGAGGAGGCCGCAGCCCCCAGACGGCGAGCAGCCTTCCAG tttttggagcagaagtATGGCTATTTCCACTGTAAAGACTGTAAGACCAGATGGGAGAGCGCTTATGTGTGGTGCATTTCTGGAAGCAACAAG gTGTACTTCAAGCAGCTCTGTCGCAAATGCCAAAAGGGCTTCAATCCCTATCGAGTGGAAGCAATCCAGTGCCAG ACCTGTTCAAAGACTCGTTGTTCCTGCCCTCAGAAGAAAAGACACATTGATCTCAAGAGACCTCATCGCCAAGAACTCTGTGGCCGCTGCAAAGGCAAGAGGCTGTCCTGTGATAACACTTACAGCTTCAAATACATTGTCTGA